In Synergistota bacterium, one DNA window encodes the following:
- the nadD gene encoding nicotinate-nucleotide adenylyltransferase — MKRVGIMGGTFDPIHYGHLIAAEEVRQIFSLDKVIFVPAKIPPHKIGKNLSAPEDRYMMVLLATLDNPYFEASRIEIDREGVSYSIYTVREMKEMLGSNTELFFITGIDIILDLQNWKEPEELLKICRFIAVTRTGYNLDLVKERLPQEFLDKIDIVKIPSPPISSTDIRKRVRRGESIKYIVPPLVEDYIRKRGLYLI; from the coding sequence ACATTACGGACACCTTATAGCTGCTGAGGAAGTACGTCAGATTTTTTCTTTGGATAAAGTTATATTTGTACCTGCCAAAATCCCGCCTCATAAAATTGGTAAAAACCTTAGCGCGCCAGAAGATAGATACATGATGGTTCTATTAGCTACCTTAGATAATCCCTATTTCGAAGCCTCCAGAATAGAAATAGATAGAGAAGGTGTCTCTTATAGTATATATACTGTGAGAGAAATGAAAGAAATGTTAGGCAGTAATACAGAACTTTTTTTTATAACAGGTATAGATATAATTTTAGATCTTCAAAATTGGAAAGAACCAGAAGAGCTGTTAAAAATATGCAGATTCATAGCAGTCACCCGCACTGGCTATAATTTAGATCTTGTTAAAGAAAGACTTCCCCAAGAATTTTTAGATAAAATAGACATAGTTAAAATCCCATCCCCCCCTATTTCTTCCACAGATATAAGAAAACGAGTTCGGCGAGGGGAGAGCATAAAATATATAGTTCCACCTTTGGTTGAAGATTATATTAGAAAGAGAGGGTTATATC